A window of Paenibacillus polygoni contains these coding sequences:
- a CDS encoding RNA polymerase sigma factor, giving the protein MSSYHSYQDEELTTAVNQADFGAYAELVDRKKGELYRISSALTREHIRAKQLLQDTIAAVWYECRKSKDQEKDISLLFMQTLLVLDKKRQGKRRQNLSSIEEVSMEAISKETTSKETSSVEGSSMRGISMEPRDTDESPSESLPVKQMISQQSKQIEQAIDRMSASVRQVFLLTYLAEKDSSEIASYTGKTEKHVTRYLQQAMTIIAKEIGENSGDMLLSLLRKHFEDERETMRLNLAEKNWDSAVQQGLQDARKGKKPPRRTRNIAGWSISGIIAILAVTLLVLHPWTPEKIHEALNREGTLVVPDLSSMMETGEEDNLIKEKIDDGDYVELGQAMETDNGVRLILDAAMTFGEEKIFWYTLEKGKSQSIPFISKGEVMDASETDVIGKIQATNDFTSESDSSLKGMMILTKNDRSLLKSTEGALLKFVIETQEDQRNRNYSLSTPYPKLPEEEAKHVILHDSFTVEGQSFELTELIMTTEYTQVGLKPDPENRYSIDSIDSIVLEIETDDNLRGYGAFEMGFDYLLFPSIYYEEFDHLRLSMEDTLANDDPVLVVNTDNGKIVLSPKDAEDATTELSIDQSTIEDGYFTVHFPIWEGTNYSISYRYEDAAGNTFFVQDYKYSEKGRPASLKLSDFSHVQPLTFHLEFNSDTTIDSQTGTRISIPLIDSSVNTKE; this is encoded by the coding sequence TTGAGTTCATACCATTCATATCAAGATGAAGAATTAACGACAGCTGTGAATCAGGCAGATTTCGGGGCGTACGCGGAATTGGTAGATCGAAAAAAAGGAGAGTTATATCGGATTAGTTCTGCTCTTACGAGAGAACACATACGGGCAAAGCAGTTGCTCCAAGATACAATTGCTGCAGTCTGGTATGAATGCAGGAAAAGTAAAGATCAAGAAAAGGATATATCGCTTCTTTTCATGCAGACGCTGTTAGTACTAGACAAGAAGAGGCAAGGCAAGAGGCGGCAGAATCTGTCTTCTATAGAAGAAGTCTCAATGGAAGCAATCTCGAAGGAAACAACCTCGAAGGAAACATCGTCGGTGGAAGGAAGTTCGATGAGGGGAATTTCTATGGAACCAAGAGATACAGATGAGAGCCCAAGCGAATCTCTTCCAGTAAAACAGATGATAAGCCAGCAGTCGAAGCAAATAGAGCAGGCGATTGATCGCATGTCAGCTTCCGTAAGGCAAGTGTTCCTGCTCACCTATCTTGCAGAGAAAGACAGCTCTGAAATTGCCTCATACACAGGGAAGACTGAAAAGCATGTGACTCGTTACTTGCAGCAAGCGATGACGATTATCGCAAAGGAAATTGGAGAAAATAGTGGAGATATGCTTTTATCTTTACTGCGGAAGCATTTTGAAGATGAGAGAGAAACAATGCGATTAAACCTAGCTGAAAAGAATTGGGATTCTGCTGTGCAGCAAGGTTTGCAGGATGCAAGGAAAGGCAAGAAGCCGCCGCGGCGTACGAGGAATATAGCAGGCTGGTCTATTAGTGGGATCATTGCAATTCTTGCCGTCACACTCCTTGTTCTCCATCCTTGGACTCCAGAAAAAATCCATGAGGCATTGAATCGGGAAGGAACACTCGTTGTACCTGATCTGAGTTCTATGATGGAGACAGGTGAGGAGGATAATCTTATCAAGGAAAAAATAGATGACGGTGATTATGTAGAGCTGGGACAGGCGATGGAGACAGATAACGGTGTGCGTCTCATATTGGATGCAGCCATGACTTTTGGCGAAGAGAAGATATTTTGGTATACGCTTGAAAAGGGGAAGTCACAAAGTATTCCGTTTATATCAAAGGGCGAAGTTATGGATGCAAGTGAAACAGACGTAATTGGGAAAATTCAAGCAACTAACGACTTTACAAGTGAGAGCGATTCATCCTTGAAAGGGATGATGATATTAACTAAAAATGATAGATCTCTGCTGAAGTCTACGGAAGGAGCACTATTAAAGTTCGTAATTGAAACTCAGGAGGATCAGCGTAACCGTAACTATAGTCTCTCTACGCCTTATCCTAAACTGCCGGAAGAGGAAGCAAAGCATGTGATACTGCACGATAGCTTTACTGTGGAGGGACAATCTTTTGAATTAACTGAGCTGATTATGACAACAGAGTATACTCAAGTGGGATTGAAACCAGATCCTGAGAACAGGTATAGTATCGACAGTATAGATAGCATTGTTCTAGAAATAGAGACTGACGATAACCTTCGTGGATATGGAGCTTTTGAAATGGGATTCGATTATCTTCTTTTTCCATCCATTTATTATGAAGAATTTGATCATCTCCGGCTTAGCATGGAAGATACTTTAGCAAATGACGATCCTGTTCTAGTGGTTAATACAGACAACGGAAAGATCGTCTTATCACCTAAAGATGCAGAAGATGCTACTACCGAATTATCTATTGATCAAAGCACGATCGAAGATGGTTATTTTACAGTCCATTTTCCGATATGGGAAGGAACTAATTATAGTATTTCGTACCGATATGAAGATGCAGCAGGTAATACCTTCTTTGTTCAGGATTATAAATATAGTGAAAAAGGCCGGCCTGCTTCTTTAAAACTGAGTGATTTTAGCCATGTGCAGCCATTAACCTTTCATTTAGAATTTAACTCAGATACCACCATTGATAGCCAAACCGGAACCCGAATCAGTATCCCCCTCATTGATTCTTCAGTTAACACGAAGGAGTGA
- a CDS encoding DUF4188 domain-containing protein, with translation MAKINRGRYTAKMEQGYAVLIIGMRVNKLWAISSWLPVFTAMGRMIRELYTHKEWGFLSAEFMFTARGVTVIQYWRSFGDMERYAREGSIHLKAWREFNQLSRKTDAVGVYHESYLIEPGQYENVYVNMPSFGLGKAGNLIPADPHQAARDRLAHTDKQEE, from the coding sequence ATGGCAAAAATAAATCGAGGGCGCTACACAGCGAAAATGGAACAAGGATATGCTGTTCTTATCATCGGCATGCGAGTGAATAAACTATGGGCGATATCGTCTTGGCTGCCTGTATTCACCGCCATGGGCCGAATGATTCGTGAGCTGTATACACATAAAGAATGGGGATTCTTATCTGCTGAATTCATGTTTACCGCGCGGGGTGTTACCGTCATCCAGTACTGGCGCTCGTTTGGCGATATGGAGCGATATGCTAGGGAAGGGAGCATTCATCTAAAAGCCTGGCGTGAATTTAACCAACTCTCCCGTAAAACCGATGCGGTAGGTGTTTACCATGAGAGTTACCTCATTGAGCCGGGACAATATGAAAATGTATACGTCAATATGCCGTCCTTTGGACTTGGAAAGGCGGGAAACTTGATTCCAGCTGACCCGCATCAAGCGGCAAGGGACCGGCTAGCGCACACCGATAAGCAAGAAGAATAG
- a CDS encoding lactonase family protein, which produces MTNEQAQTAEEVLFYTGTYSTAKKPSIFLIAANKATGQMRVMNQMDGIDQPSFVALHPSGEKLYAVSEKAEGELFTYQVDASTKQLHLLDRKSTEGADPCYVSVDAAGRYVFVANYSSGSVNVFSLDDSGLPLEMSAKIQHVGEGFRKDRQEGPHAHSILPSADGNFVYVCDLGLDQLIVYRNEDGKLSTHYELKLPAGSGPRHLVIHPSEKFAYVVNELNSTVTAMTYNKNRGEFQITHHIPTRGENAQDENTGADIRVSPCGRFLYASNRGDDTISLFHINEETGELTAIEQVSTGGKTPRNFNLLAGGLLIAANQGTNNLVSFRIDRDTGKLSKTGFELELQSPVCIEPLN; this is translated from the coding sequence ATGACGAACGAACAAGCGCAAACAGCTGAAGAAGTATTATTTTATACAGGAACGTATTCGACAGCAAAGAAACCGAGTATTTTTCTTATCGCAGCCAATAAAGCAACCGGTCAAATGCGTGTAATGAATCAGATGGACGGCATTGACCAGCCTTCTTTTGTAGCACTGCATCCAAGTGGAGAGAAACTGTATGCAGTAAGTGAAAAAGCGGAAGGGGAACTGTTTACCTACCAAGTGGATGCTTCTACCAAGCAACTTCATCTCTTAGACCGGAAATCAACAGAAGGTGCAGACCCGTGCTATGTGTCCGTTGATGCAGCCGGTCGCTATGTCTTTGTTGCTAACTATTCGAGCGGAAGTGTTAATGTATTTAGCTTAGATGATTCAGGTCTTCCGCTAGAAATGAGTGCCAAGATTCAGCATGTAGGGGAGGGATTTCGTAAAGACCGCCAAGAGGGACCGCATGCTCACTCAATTCTGCCAAGCGCTGACGGTAACTTTGTCTATGTATGTGATCTTGGTTTAGACCAGCTCATTGTCTACCGTAACGAGGATGGCAAGCTTTCGACTCATTATGAATTAAAATTACCTGCCGGATCAGGACCTAGACATCTTGTCATTCATCCGTCTGAGAAATTCGCTTATGTTGTGAATGAGCTGAATAGTACGGTTACAGCCATGACCTATAACAAAAATCGCGGGGAATTCCAAATTACGCATCATATCCCGACACGTGGAGAGAACGCGCAAGATGAGAATACAGGGGCAGATATCCGAGTATCTCCTTGCGGTCGTTTCTTATATGCCTCAAATCGAGGCGATGATACGATTTCTCTTTTCCATATTAATGAGGAAACAGGGGAGCTTACAGCCATAGAACAAGTATCTACAGGAGGGAAAACCCCGCGCAATTTCAATCTCCTTGCGGGAGGGCTGCTGATTGCTGCTAATCAGGGGACGAATAACCTTGTTTCTTTCCGCATAGACCGTGATACAGGCAAGCTCTCAAAAACCGGATTTGAATTAGAACTGCAATCACCCGTATGTATTGAGCCGCTAAACTAA